A region of the Curvibacter sp. AEP1-3 genome:
ATTGAGCAATTTTATTTCGTGCAATGATTTATCTTTACGGCTGCCCAAACACAAGTGATGCGTTACATCCACCGAAGCCAAACGAATTACTTAAGACGTAATCAATGTTTGGTGCTTCTATCCCCTGACCTTTCACTAAATAGGCGTCACTGAAATGCGGGTCGATATTCCGCAGAAAGGTAGTGGGTGGAATCCAACGCTCCATCAGCGATCTGACACTTACTACTGCTTCCAATGCACCTGCTGCACCGACGGTATGGCCGAGTGCAGATTTAACTGAAGATATAGGTGTATTTGAAAATGCCGCTCCCAGCACTTGATGAAGAGCCATCATCTCTGCAGCGTCTCCTTTGCGCGTGCCGGTCGCATGCGCGTTGACATAGCTCACAGCGTTCGCTGGAACACTGGCATGTTGCAAAGACTTTTGTATTGCATATGCTTGGCCCAAGGCGGCGGGTTCAGTTAAGTCGACTGCATCACAACAATGCCCATAACCAGCCAGACGCGCTAATGCTTTTGCTCCTCTTTGCCACGCATGCGCCTCTCGTTCCAGCACCAAGCAAGCAGCCCCTTCTGCAAGGCATATTCCATTACGGTTAACGTCAAATGGTCGACTAGCATGATCTGCACTGTCTGGCGAATTTCTTGCAAGTATTCGGGTACGTGCCCATGCGTGCAATATCGCGGGAAGAAGAGACGCATCGCTGCCACCTGCAATTGCAATATCAATATCCCCACGCTCTAAAGCCAATAATGCTTCCCCTATCGCCATGGCGGATGAGGCGCAGGCATTTGCCAGGCTCATACATGCACCACGTGATTTGTATTCGATAGCTATGGCTGCAGCAGGTGCATTTGGCATGATCGCCGGAATTGTCCATGCTGAAGGTCTCGAGTCCTCGCGATCCCTGCAGAACTCTGCGTAGTTTCTATCCAGCCAATGAGCGCCGGCCAGCCCTACACCCCAGAAGACGCCAATACGAAAGCTCTGGCTTTCGGATTCAGATTTTTCATGTCCAAAAAAAAATGGAATGTTTCCCTGTTGCGTTGCTTGGGAAACTGCCTGCTTAGCAACCTCCAACGCCATCAAGGTACCTTTATCTTTAGATAGATCCCCTGAGTCCTCTGGAGTGAGAAATGCAGGATGCAAGTACCCCAGGGCTGTTGAATACCCCCCAATAGAGCTGGGTACTAATCCGCTATAGCCTTCGCGCAGACGGTACATCATAGAGTCCACATCGATTCCGAGGGAACTAAGCGCTCCCAATCCTGTAATCACTACCTTGTTTTTCATTCCTCAAGTACTTTCTCAGGCGTAGCGCAGTGTCTCATTCATCGACTGACTCAATCGCAGTGCAAATCAACAAGAATTCTTGAAATATGGGCTTTAAGAACACAAAATGAATCGAGACAATTTGAATAACTTTCCGTTAGAAATTTGCAACTGATGCTTACAAAAGCATCGAAGTCGGAAACAAAATTAAATGGAGAATGGCAACAAAGTATTCAGGCAACACTTACTCATTTACAAAGATTTAACTCCAGATGTAAATTCATGAATAATATTTATCTTGAGACTAATCTGCCAAGAAAAATATTTCAAATAAACGAAAATAAAAAAATAACTACTGGCGAAAACCACTTGCATATATACAAAATAATTTCCGACTTCTTGGTGCGTTAGCAATAAGTGCCAAACATCAACCTTCTAAGCCAGATTATTTATTTCGAATATTTGCAGACATTAACTAGACTCTACGCAAAGAGTGAAGGTGAGGCACTATTTCAATTAGTGCCGTGCATTCATGGCCTTTCTTTTAACAAAGGAGGCAGACAATTCAGTCGACAATTGTCTATTTGGTTACATTCGCACGCAAAAATTCACCTTCACTGCGAAGAATTCAAAATCAAGAGATTTCAGATAGGGCACTACAGGCGTAGTCGCTGAAAGATCAGAGCAACTAGTCGTCAGATGAAATAGATTGTTACGGCAAAATGGATGCCGCCCCCAACGTCTTGGGATTAAAGTGAGGCGTTAATGCGCACTCGCAACTTGCAGGAATATGCAACAGCTGAAGCGAAAGCACTCTGACGCGAATTTGACTTTTTTTAGCTCAGTTCCAAATCAAACTGCGCCGACATGCACTGGTGTGGAACTCGTGTTCTCCCTCGCTGGAACACAGGCAACTTATCGGTATTTGACTTCATCATCATTACGGAACATTCAAAGTCGTTCAAGAAGTTGATTTGCTCACGGGCTCAATACTGTGTCGAGGTTTGTCTTTTTGCAAATGATGCTACAGCTATTCGACTCCTAGCCGGATCTTTCACATTTGCAAAGTCCAAGGCCTTTTGCAGCTCAACGGATCAAGCGCCAGCAAGTTGCAGCATCGCGTGCACACTCACCAACACATCCCCCTCGCCCATCAGCCGCGCATCGGGGGCTTCGGGCTCTTCGTAGGTCGCACCCACGCCCGTGAGCTGGGGCAGCTGGCCGGCACGGGCCGCGCCATACAAACCCTTCACATCCCGGGCCATGCAAGTGCTCAGGGGGGTGGCCACATGCACTTCCCAAAACGTGCCCGGCTCGAACATGGCTCTGGCTTGGGCACGCGCTGCCCGATATGGCGAAATTGCACTCACCACGACCACCAGCCCGGCGTCCACCAACAAACGAGCCACAGCGGCCAAGCGGCGGCTGTTCTCAATGCGGTCTTGCATGCCAAACCCCAGATCACTGCACAAACCCGCCCGCACCTCGTCGCCGTCCAGCACCACCACACGCACCACACCATCGGCGTTCAGCTGGTCACGCATGGCGCGGGCCAAAGTGGTCTTGCCGGCACACTACAAGCCCGTCATCCAAAAACAGCAGGGCTTCATAACACCTGAACTCCTTGCGGATTTTGATTGGGCGCCTTCCAAAACTGCGCAGGCGCAAACTTGTTGAACAAATCGGGGGGGATGCCCGGTACTTTGCGTGGTGCACGCATCTGCTGGCCCACCGTGTGCAAGCCCGGCATGCCCACGGCCGCATCGCGCTCAGGCGCGTCAAACGACAGCGCTTTGAAAGCGTGCTCAAACCACGGCTCGCCCAAAGCTTCGTACAATGCCTTGAGCGTGCGCTCGGAGTGCAGCGTCAAATGCTCATAGGGCACCACCACCAAACGATTGGCAAGGTGCAAAAAACCACGCCTCGCGCAAATTGGTCAGCGGCAGCCCCACAAACCCACTGGCCGTGTTCATCAACTGCTCCACCCGCTGGTACACCGAGCCCAGCCGCTGAAACTGAAAAATGGCCGACAACTGCATCGGGTTCTTAGCCAAGATCTGCTCCACACTGTCCAGCACCTAACCCACATCGCGCACACAACACACCACCCGCGACTGTGGAAACAACTCGGCAAACAAAGGCAAATGACCCGTCCATAAACGGTTGGTGTCAAACAACACCTGCGCATGCCGCTCGGGGCAATACGCATCGAACAAAACCAGCAACACCCGCTGCCGCAAAGCATCGTCGGTGACGGGCGCGAACTCCTGGTTGCTGAACACCGGCAACACTGTGCTAACCGTACCCTGCACTGCACTGCTCCCATCCGCTTTGAAGCGCGGGTTCTGCCGCAACACGGCACTCAACAGGGTAGAGCCTGAACGTGGCAGGCCAGAAACGAAATGCATGGTCATCTAAAAACTCCGTTATCTGATCTCAAACATGATCGAATGTCACATCGCCCTTTTTCGCCCCGGGGGCGGGGCTCCCACACCTTTGGGCGCGGGGCTAAAGCACCGCCCCCGCACTGCCGTTATAGGCCAGCTTCAAGCCATCCTCAACCCAAAGCGTGGCCAAGGCTCCACCCGAATTGCTGGTGAATTGGTGCGCATACACCGTGACCCCAGACGCATCGGTTACCACTTGGCCATTGCTGCCATTGGCCGCGCTCGGTGTCCACGTCTCCGTGGCCAACAAGGTCACTGCATCCAGCAAGCTCGACTTATCGCCCCGGATCAGCAGCGTCTTGGTCTCAGACAACTCCAGCACATCCGCCGCCTTCAGGCTCAGGCTCGTGAGCGACGAATTGGTGAGGTCAATTTGCTCAAAGCTGTAGAGCTTGTGCCATCCGCCCAAGCCCGTGCCGCCTTCGCCCACACCCACCGTGGTGTTGTATCGGGCGTTGCTCACCAACTGCGTCAAATCCACGCTCGACACAGCGGCATTGATTTTGAGGGTGTCCTTGCCTGCGCCTCCGTCCAACTGACGGAAGTTCAAATCCATCACCTCCACCATATCGTTGCCTACTCCAGTGCGCACATAGTCGGCACCTGCCACCTTCACCACATCCACCCGCGCATCTGCATCGCTGACGTACAGGTTATCGATGATCTTGCTGCTTGATGCCGACAACGTCAGCGACATCGTTTGGGTCAAGATCTTCCCACCGCTATCGGCACTTTGAGAAACCAACAGACCCATGGTTGCCGTCGTTTCGTATTTTTCTGAAAGATAAGTTTGGATTTCTTGCTTTTGAGCCAAACTCAAGGTCTGCCCGCTGACCACAACATCACCGATATCGCCATCCCAACTGGCCGCCGTACTACCAGCAGCACCGCCAACGGCTTTACCGATCACCAACTGATTGCTGGCAGAGTTGAAATCGACTGTGGATGCGGCGACAGAAGTGCTTGCTGCAGCACCACCATCTGCGCCGACCTGCACCACATAACTGCTGCCATTGACGCCTGCTGTCAGTGACAACACATCCCAACTCCCAGTCACAGTTGCAGCTCCGGCAGTCAACGGTGCATTGGCCTGAACGGCCCCATAGACGGCCGCCGAATTGGAAGCACCCAGAACCACACCGGCATTGGCGGATGGAAGTCCAAAACTCAATAAGGATTTTTGAAACTGTGCCGATGAATTGCTCGCCGCAGCCACCATCATGGTCAATGCGTTACCGGAGTTTGAAGTTGGCAATGGTGCCGTGATGTCACTGGCATTCAGATACAAGCCACCCTGCGTGATACCGACCGTGTTGTGGCCGTTGACACCATCCACATACAAACGGGCTTGGACCGTATCTCCGACAACGTTGCGCAGCGCCACGTTCGCCGCAGCTCCGGCACTTGGAAGCCATGTCACAGATGCACCATTGATGGCGGCCTCGCTGCTGCCAGACATGATGGAATCAGGGTTCAACCACAATGCCTGCGCTGCTGAAGACCAATGCACTTGCGATGCATTCAGTTGAACCACCGCACCATCCAAAATGCCGCTCAGCGCAGTGCCGTTGGTCTGCGAGTCAAAAACTTGGAGCGTCAGATGCTTCACGCCATCCGCACCCAAATCCGACGAATTCAAGGTCAAAGAAAGCTGATTCTCTTGTATCGATTGCCGAGCGCCAACGGCTTGACCGTCGACATACAACTGCACATAACCGGCCACACCTGCAGCAAAACGCACTTTGACATTGGTCACCCCCAATTCGGACTGGGTCAACACATTGTCATCACCCACCAGCATGCGCACCGGCGCCGCATAAGCTTGTTGATTGGCAAGGTAATTTTGGTAAGCATCAAAATACCGACCACCCAAATCAAGCGCAGAAGATCCATAATGCACCAAATCACCAGAAGGGCTATAACTGTTGATCTCATATAAACCCGTACTGGTATCAGATGCGATATAAAACGTATTATCCCGAAGGTTTGACAAATTCCTCAGCGCATCGTCTACAGGCTTCCTGTTGGTCGTTTCCTGCATCATCCAGTCATAAACCATTTGACCATTGAATACCGGCGTTGCAGCTGAAAATCCAGTGACATTGGTTTCAAAATATTTAATCATTCCCAACCAGGATGATTGATAATCGACCTGGTTCAGCACCGCATATGTCGGATCGGCAGGATACCCATTGTTTTCGCCTTGCTGCCAGAGCATGCCAATGATTTTGTTTTTGCTGTTGGCCGACATGATGGCATTTGTCAAATCCTTTACGGCCAAGGCATAAGCCCCAGTATTGGCATCCCAATCCAGAGTGCCATTGTTTTGATTCAAAAATCCTGTGCCACTTGCTCCGCCATCAATGATCAGCAGTTTTCTTGATGGAGCCAATTGAGTGGCCGCGTAGCGCCTGGCAAACTCGGTAGCGATGCCGTCCTGCATACCATCCAAATATGTTGACCTCCAAGAAGCCGAAAGGGCTGCGGCAGTTCGGATCATGTATATGCCCTGATTTTTTACATCAGTTATATCTGCCAAATTTTGAGCCAAGTAAGTATTGCTCTGCCCTGCCAATATCAATATATCGTAACCTTCAAAAGCAGAATTCTTATCTACCCCTATCACGGCATCAGGTGAAAAACCGCTGGTTATTCTGGGGGCAGCGCGTACAGAATCAATATCATGAACGATGTTATCCACCGCGCGACCATCTGAATAATAAAAAACTGCTGGCGAATAATTCAGATAAGTTGTTCTGGCATTGTCATTATCCCCGTGCCAGAACTCCATATCAAACTTCAGGGAAGAAGAAAATGGAATGCCATCCAAAAACCGGTAACGTGAATCAGTCACCGGACCAGCTAAAGAGTTGGCACCATGAACCTGATTGGTAAATGGATTGTAAAACTCCAAAGGCGAAGACCATGCAAAACCATAATAATCTTCGGTGCCCGTTCCAAACATGGAAGGCAAATACTCACCATCCACATAAACTTTCTCATCCCCTTCACCCCACCACCATAATTTTTTGTTATTGGAATCTACACTCGTCAACAAACTCAGAGTATCACCCATGTAAACACCACGCCCACCAGAAATCGTGATGTAATTCAAATCGCGTGCAGGTGTGCTTGCAATATTGTCGTACTGATGCCATTTGGCGTTGAAATACATGGACTGTGAGGTCCAAACATTGTCTACATAACCCACATTCAAATCGACGCTGACATCCTGAGTTCCATAGTTGATCACCGATATCTTGGCATTGCTCTGAAAGGGCATATGCCAAGACGCCTTCATCTCGCCAGCAGAAGTTACTTCAGTGTAAAAACTCTTGTAAGTTGCCAATCCGGTACCGGTGCCAAAAAACTCGCCTGCCGGGACCCACACACGTTCCTTCCCATCAAAATCAATCGCGATCACTGTGGACCGCAAGGCCTTCACCATATCGGTGGCATCGATTTTCAAGGATATGGATGAAACTGCACGCGAACCATCAATCAGAAGTGATGTTGAAGCATCCTGCCCACCTATCAAGGTTTGATTCAAAGATTGAAGAGATGGCTGCAAATGAACGTCAGATGAAACAGTCAACGTGGAGTTCAATGACGCAATTTGATTTTGCTGTTCAGCCAAAATGCTCTTACTGAAAGATTCGACTTTTATATCGGGAGCATAATCCCTGTAAGCGATGCTGTAGTAAAAAAATGTTGGTGGGTAAAAAACTCCATTGACATTAAAACCATCTTCTACGATGGTTGGATTTTCTACCGTGATTTTCAGCCCTTTGGCATAAGGAATGGGCAAATAAAGATTATTACCTTGCAGCCCTTCCGGATTCCCGGGTGCTGCAGAATAACTCAAGACAGAATTGGCAACGAGGCCATCATCACGAACGATGTCGTAAATCGATCCACTGATGATGGGCTCACTCTGTCCATCTATATAAAACCGGATGATGGTGTTGTAAAAATCCAGATTAATGGATACCGTCCACAAACGCACCACAGCACCTGGCCCCACATCGTCAAAAATCACATACTGATTGCCCTCTTTGCGGATGAAATTGTTGAAATCATCATTGGCAAACCATCCGCCATTGGCATTGGTCGGATCGTTGGAAGTTGGCTCGGCAGAACTGAATTGCTTGAGTACATAAGGAATGGTCGGAAACAACGAACGCGAGCTGCGGTTATCGAGTTCTGCCAGCAAACTCCCCAACGTCACCGTATTGGTGACCAACTGCCCGCTGGCCACCAAATCCGTGACCGATCTGCCCGACCAATTCACCCCCGGTAACTGGATGGAATACACAGACGAACCCGCATCTGGACCATCGACATCGATGGTCAAGACCGAATTGCCACCAACCACCGCCAGGCTCATCCACTGCCGAATGTCACTCATCCACGGCAAATAGCCCTGGAGCAAATTGGACACATCGATCCGATCGCCCCTTGTGCCATTCCACGCCTCGAAACCCCACAACCGGTGCACATCAGACGCGAGATTCAGCACCACCCAATCGTTCACCCCAGTGGGCAACTGCAACGGCACCACCTCGGTCAAGTCACTGACCACACGCTCCGAAAAACCCAGTGCGTCCACATAGGTGGCCCGCACCGACAACTGTTGATCCTGCTGCGTGGTCGTCACCGTGAACGCACGCTTGTTCGCACCCTCAATGTCCACGCCGTTGGCCATCCACTGGTAAGCCACGCCGGACCAATCCAATCCATCGTGCTCGGTCAAGTTCGCCGTCAGCACACTGCCTGGCACGATACTGCCCGCCACAAGACTGTCTGCCGCCACACCGATCGATCCGCGCCGGTTCGACATCACCACCCATTGCCCGTTGGCAATCAACTTCGCCAAAGCCGTGATGGCCGTCGCCCCAGAGCCCACCCCGGCCAATTCATTGAGCGACTTGCCAGACAAAGTCAACACATTGCGGCCAACGCCACTGCCCACGTTGCCATCGGCATCCACGGCCAACACCACATGGCCGCCGGACTCCCACAATGCCACCCAGCCCCCATTGACCAAGACGCGCGCCTGCTCAAGGGCACCTACGGGCAATACCAAAGCGCTGCCAAACACATCGCGCATCACGATCGCATCGCCTTGCGCGCCGCTGCCCCCCACAGCACCGCTCGTGGGGCCCACCGTGAAACCATTGACCGTGTCCTGCCCGACCAAATCGCCGCTGCCCTGATACACGAGCCGGTCACTGCCCCCCACCGTCGCCGTGCCCATATTGAAAACATCCGCCCCCGGACCACCCCGCATGGACTCGCTCGCCGCCGACCCATTGATGGTCTGACTGCCCGCATACGTGATGCCAAATGCCGTCGAAGTCTCTGCCCCCGTGATGCCGGCCACATTCACCAGCCGGGTAGTCCAGGTGTGTGTGCCACTGCCATAACGCGCCAACACCGCACTGGCCACTGGCACCGACACCACCGCATCCCCGGCCGTGGTCAAAACAGCACTGGTCGCCACCAACAGACCATCGATCAGCACCTGCACACAGTCCCCCAGGGCCGCGCCTCTGACATTCACCTTGCACGCAAACCCCAGCATTTCTGCCGGATTGAGCACCCCACTGGCCACGGCTTGCGCCGTGCCACTGGGCGGGGTGTCGTTGAACAAAGTCACCGTGTTGGTGACCTTGCCCAAAGGCGAAAGCAAAGACGATGACGCCAAAGATGGCGACGACAAAGCCAGCACCGTGCCATTGGCGGACGCACTGCTGTCCCAAGACACATACGACAAGGCATTGGCCAAACCCTTGGCTGGCAAAGCACTGCCAGAAGGTCCCAGCAAAGCCAGGCGCGTCTGACCGTCATTGGCCAGCATCAAAGCCTTACCGCTTAAATCGCTGGCCCCCCACTGCCGCCAAGTCAGCCCGTCGTTGGTGCTCACCCACAACTGCACCCCGCTGCCCAGCCCAGTCAGGGCCACACTGCTGGGCACCGCCCCACTGCCAACGTGCATGGTGCTCAGCAGATCTGAGACCAAATGCCCCTGGCCCAAGCCAGAAGGCACCTGCGCACTGGCGCCCAGCGACACCGAAACGCCACTGCCCGAGACCACCGCCAACACCCCGGTAGCCGATGCCTCGGCCACCCAAGGCATGCCCCACAAACCCACGCGGATGCGCTTGAGCACCCCGCCCACGGTCGTGAACTGCAACTCGTCGGTGACCGACTGACCCCGAGGCACCAAAGTGCGGCCAGACCCGGTATCCACCGTGCCCATGTTCCAGGGCGTGTACGACCAGTCCCCGTTGGGGGACAGGCTGAAATACCCGTAACCGTTGCTGCCTGACCAAAGGGTTGTCTGGGCCATGCTCGCCACATCCGTGGCGAGCAAAGTGCCACTGTCCCGGGTAGTTCAGGCGACGATCACCCCGCTGCTCTTGAGCTGGCTCAGCGTCTGGCTGGTCCAGTCCACATCCTGCAACAGCACGGTGTGCGAAGTGGTGCCAACGCCTGCGCCATCCAGATCGACCGTCAGTGTGGTGCTGCCGCCGTTCACGCTGAAGGACTGGACCCAATCGCTCAGGTTGCTGCTTCCTTTGGTGTAACCACTCAACAAGCCGGTCAAGTCCAGCTTGTCGGCATTGGCACCACTGCTCACAAAGCCCTTGACCGCGTGCTGAGAATTGGCAGTGTTGGTCAGCGCCACGGTTTCGCTCACCGTTGGCTGCGCCAGCACCACAGACACGGGTACCGCGCTGCTGGTGATCGCCTCCACGCCGCCCAAGGCATCGGTGTAGTTCGCCTTGACCGTCAACCCCTTGTCCACCATGTCGCCAGTTACAAGCAGCGTCTGGTTGGTTGCACCATCAATGTTCACGCCATCCGCCAGCCACTGGTAGTGGATGGTCACACCGGTCAAGCCATCGTCGGTCACATTGGCTGTCAGGGTTTGGGCCGGTTCGGCTGTGCCGCTGATGGCCACGACGCCTTGGTCATTGACCACCTTCAAGGCCAAGGGCAGTGACAGCACCGAGGTGTTGCCAGCGATGTCGGTCTGGCGTGCCATGAACCTGTAGGTGCCCAGGGTCAACGCATCGGTGGGTTGCCAACTGAAGCTGCCATCGGTGCTGCTGGCCGTCAGGGTGGCCAACACCGTGGTGCCGCCGTTGCCATCGTCAAGCAGCACCTTCACCGTGGCGCCGGCTTCGGCTGTGCCGATGAACACCGGGCGGGTGTTGGCCGTTTGGCCGTCGCCCTTATTGCCTGTGTCGCTGTCCGCCTGCAGACTCAGGGTGGGTGCAGCAGCGGCACTGTCCACCGTCAACACCAACGCCGCGCTGGTCGCGCTGGTGTTGCCTGCGGCGTCAGTTTGTGTGGCCGTCAGGTTGTAAGCAGTGCCTGCAGCAGCGCCGGTCATGTTGCTGAGGGTGGCGTTCCAGTTGCCGTTGGCGTCGGCTTGAACCGTGAC
Encoded here:
- a CDS encoding beta-ketoacyl-[acyl-carrier-protein] synthase family protein translates to MKNKVVITGLGALSSLGIDVDSMMYRLREGYSGLVPSSIGGYSTALGYLHPAFLTPEDSGDLSKDKGTLMALEVAKQAVSQATQQGNIPFFFGHEKSESESQSFRIGVFWGVGLAGAHWLDRNYAEFCRDREDSRPSAWTIPAIMPNAPAAAIAIEYKSRGACMSLANACASSAMAIGEALLALERGDIDIAIAGGSDASLLPAILHAWARTRILARNSPDSADHASRPFDVNRNGICLAEGAACLVLEREAHAWQRGAKALARLAGYGHCCDAVDLTEPAALGQAYAIQKSLQHASVPANAVSYVNAHATGTRKGDAAEMMALHQVLGAAFSNTPISSVKSALGHTVGAAGALEAVVSVRSLMERWIPPTTFLRNIDPHFSDAYLVKGQGIEAPNIDYVLSNSFGFGGCNASLVFGQP
- a CDS encoding sulfotransferase, whose amino-acid sequence is MHFVSGLPRSGSTLLSAVLRQNPRFKADGSSAVQGTVSTVLPVFSNQEFAPVTDDALRQRVLLVLFDAYCPERHAQVLFDTNRLWTGHLPLFAELFPQSRVVCCVRDVG
- a CDS encoding DUF2961 domain-containing protein, yielding MAQTTLWSGSNGYGYFSLSPNGDWSYTPWNMGTVDTGSGRTLVPRGQSVTDELQFTTVGGVLKRIRVGLWGMPWVAEASATGVLAVVSGSGVSVSLGASAQVPSGLGQGHLVSDLLSTMHVGSGAVPSSVALTGLGSGVQLWVSTNDGLTWRQWGASDLSGKALMLANDGQTRLALLGPSGSALPAKGLANALSYVSWDSSASANGTVLALSSPSLASSSLLSPLGKVTNTVTLFNDTPPSGTAQAVASGVLNPAEMLGFACKVNVRGAALGDCVQVLIDGLLVATSAVLTTAGDAVVSVPVASAVLARYGSGTHTWTTRLVNVAGITGAETSTAFGITYAGSQTINGSAASESMRGGPGADVFNMGTATVGGSDRLVYQGSGDLVGQDTVNGFTVGPTSGAVGGSGAQGDAIVMRDVFGSALVLPVGALEQARVLVNGGWVALWESGGHVVLAVDADGNVGSGVGRNVLTLSGKSLNELAGVGSGATAITALAKLIANGQWVVMSNRRGSIGVAADSLVAGSIVPGSVLTANLTEHDGLDWSGVAYQWMANGVDIEGANKRAFTVTTTQQDQQLSVRATYVDALGFSERVVSDLTEVVPLQLPTGVNDWVVLNLASDVHRLWGFEAWNGTRGDRIDVSNLLQGYLPWMSDIRQWMSLAVVGGNSVLTIDVDGPDAGSSVYSIQLPGVNWSGRSVTDLVASGQLVTNTVTLGSLLAELDNRSSRSLFPTIPYVLKQFSSAEPTSNDPTNANGGWFANDDFNNFIRKEGNQYVIFDDVGPGAVVRLWTVSINLDFYNTIIRFYIDGQSEPIISGSIYDIVRDDGLVANSVLSYSAAPGNPEGLQGNNLYLPIPYAKGLKITVENPTIVEDGFNVNGVFYPPTFFYYSIAYRDYAPDIKVESFSKSILAEQQNQIASLNSTLTVSSDVHLQPSLQSLNQTLIGGQDASTSLLIDGSRAVSSISLKIDATDMVKALRSTVIAIDFDGKERVWVPAGEFFGTGTGLATYKSFYTEVTSAGEMKASWHMPFQSNAKISVINYGTQDVSVDLNVGYVDNVWTSQSMYFNAKWHQYDNIASTPARDLNYITISGGRGVYMGDTLSLLTSVDSNNKKLWWWGEGDEKVYVDGEYLPSMFGTGTEDYYGFAWSSPLEFYNPFTNQVHGANSLAGPVTDSRYRFLDGIPFSSSLKFDMEFWHGDNDNARTTYLNYSPAVFYYSDGRAVDNIVHDIDSVRAAPRITSGFSPDAVIGVDKNSAFEGYDILILAGQSNTYLAQNLADITDVKNQGIYMIRTAAALSASWRSTYLDGMQDGIATEFARRYAATQLAPSRKLLIIDGGASGTGFLNQNNGTLDWDANTGAYALAVKDLTNAIMSANSKNKIIGMLWQQGENNGYPADPTYAVLNQVDYQSSWLGMIKYFETNVTGFSAATPVFNGQMVYDWMMQETTNRKPVDDALRNLSNLRDNTFYIASDTSTGLYEINSYSPSGDLVHYGSSALDLGGRYFDAYQNYLANQQAYAAPVRMLVGDDNVLTQSELGVTNVKVRFAAGVAGYVQLYVDGQAVGARQSIQENQLSLTLNSSDLGADGVKHLTLQVFDSQTNGTALSGILDGAVVQLNASQVHWSSAAQALWLNPDSIMSGSSEAAINGASVTWLPSAGAAANVALRNVVGDTVQARLYVDGVNGHNTVGITQGGLYLNASDITAPLPTSNSGNALTMMVAAASNSSAQFQKSLLSFGLPSANAGVVLGASNSAAVYGAVQANAPLTAGAATVTGSWDVLSLTAGVNGSSYVVQVGADGGAAASTSVAASTVDFNSASNQLVIGKAVGGAAGSTAASWDGDIGDVVVSGQTLSLAQKQEIQTYLSEKYETTATMGLLVSQSADSGGKILTQTMSLTLSASSSKIIDNLYVSDADARVDVVKVAGADYVRTGVGNDMVEVMDLNFRQLDGGAGKDTLKINAAVSSVDLTQLVSNARYNTTVGVGEGGTGLGGWHKLYSFEQIDLTNSSLTSLSLKAADVLELSETKTLLIRGDKSSLLDAVTLLATETWTPSAANGSNGQVVTDASGVTVYAHQFTSNSGGALATLWVEDGLKLAYNGSAGAVL